The following proteins are co-located in the Thermus thermophilus HB8 genome:
- a CDS encoding DUF502 domain-containing protein — MRLRQRLITGLVTLLPLIVTLYLLGWVYTYSGAYIQAFLRLFGLEVPRAYQPLLPFVGLFLAAVLVYLVGTLAENYLGKRLIVSLERSLLLLPIVRDIYKAVQQIAHTLFGHQEVKFSRAAVIEYPRRGVYALCFVVQSVGGRLPPLPEGYTAVLVPTSPVPASGMVVLVPSEEVLPLEISVEEALKYVVSAGFLLPEKPQGPLTSLPQRAERPS, encoded by the coding sequence ATGCGGCTCCGCCAGCGCCTCATCACCGGTCTCGTCACGCTGCTTCCCCTCATTGTCACCCTCTACCTCTTAGGGTGGGTCTACACCTATTCCGGGGCCTACATCCAGGCCTTCCTGCGGCTCTTCGGCCTCGAGGTGCCCCGGGCCTACCAGCCCCTCCTTCCCTTCGTGGGCCTCTTCCTCGCCGCGGTCCTGGTCTATTTGGTGGGGACCCTGGCGGAAAACTACCTGGGGAAGCGCCTCATCGTCTCCCTGGAGCGCTCCCTTCTCCTCCTCCCCATCGTCCGGGACATCTACAAGGCCGTCCAGCAGATCGCCCACACCCTCTTCGGCCACCAGGAGGTGAAGTTCAGCCGGGCGGCGGTGATCGAGTACCCGAGGCGGGGGGTTTACGCCCTCTGCTTCGTGGTGCAAAGCGTCGGGGGGAGGCTTCCCCCCTTGCCCGAGGGCTACACCGCCGTCCTCGTGCCCACAAGCCCGGTGCCCGCAAGCGGCATGGTGGTCCTGGTCCCCTCGGAGGAGGTCCTCCCCCTGGAGATCAGCGTGGAGGAGGCCCTCAAGTACGTGGTCTCCGCGGGCTTCCTCCTCCCGGAAAAACCCCAAGGCCCCTTAACCTCCCTCCCACAAAGGGCGGAGCGGCCGTCCTAG
- a CDS encoding response regulator transcription factor has translation MKRILLIEDDPEVARLVEAELKEAGFQVDWAKTGMEGLIRHREGKPDLVVLDLGLPDLDGAEVARRIRATDDTPILVLTAQDAVDRKVSLLTGGADDYLVKPFHPAELLARIQVQLRHKEGSEVLAVGQLELYPGKRQVFFREREVRLSPKEFDLLHLLMSRPGRVFPRPEIEERVWGRPLGKDSNVLDVHMANLRAKLREAGAYGYLRTVRGVGYAVRPGRREEEG, from the coding sequence ATGAAGCGGATCCTCCTCATAGAGGACGACCCCGAGGTGGCCCGGCTCGTGGAGGCCGAGCTTAAGGAGGCCGGCTTCCAGGTGGACTGGGCCAAGACGGGGATGGAGGGGCTGATCCGGCACCGGGAGGGCAAGCCCGACCTCGTGGTCCTGGACCTCGGCCTCCCCGACCTGGACGGGGCGGAGGTGGCGCGAAGGATCCGGGCCACGGACGACACCCCCATCCTCGTCCTCACGGCCCAGGACGCGGTGGACCGCAAGGTGAGCCTCCTCACGGGCGGGGCCGACGACTACCTGGTGAAGCCCTTCCACCCGGCGGAGCTCCTGGCCCGCATCCAGGTGCAGCTTAGGCACAAGGAGGGGAGCGAGGTCCTCGCCGTGGGCCAGCTGGAGCTCTACCCCGGGAAGCGCCAGGTCTTCTTCCGGGAGCGGGAGGTCCGCCTCTCCCCCAAGGAGTTTGACCTCCTCCACCTCCTCATGAGCCGGCCCGGACGGGTCTTCCCCCGCCCCGAGATTGAGGAAAGGGTCTGGGGCAGGCCCTTGGGCAAGGACTCCAACGTCCTGGACGTTCACATGGCCAACCTCCGGGCCAAGCTCCGGGAGGCGGGGGCCTACGGGTACCTGCGCACGGTCCGGGGCGTGGGCTACGCCGTGCGGCCGGGAAGGAGGGAGGAGGAGGGCTAG